The following proteins are co-located in the Sporolactobacillus pectinivorans genome:
- a CDS encoding methyl-accepting chemotaxis protein, with the protein MNIRLKLYIVISAIFIFPNLLLTYFFVSSGFKVWEGVIPFISLCATIIGLIIVYRGVPLQPPNKLSDAFAENDTSTSRGSDTGQNTKYAVSDLSHQTVALNDRVETLVNVAGDISHGAMIQTKNVVKSTDTITEITSGIQQIASSSEKVSDTSRKASVAADEGYKLIGDLLTKMQSIYQMTDQLSKFIANLADHSGQVDQIVHTITGIAEQTRLLSFNANIEAARAGEYGKGFAVVANEIGKLSNKSKEETDHISNILSSIQSNVAKAVDMVSNSMEKVSDGMTAMNATKSYFETIIQEVSGTSDQIMEMTAAVQQLSAGTEEVKNITEFTMKVQQGGTAKITQLDTLLKEFKSSFETMKKNYSDLESGIE; encoded by the coding sequence ATGAACATCAGATTAAAGTTGTACATAGTCATATCTGCTATTTTCATTTTCCCAAATTTATTACTTACGTATTTTTTTGTAAGCAGCGGTTTTAAAGTGTGGGAGGGGGTTATACCATTTATTTCCCTCTGCGCGACCATCATTGGACTTATCATAGTTTACCGGGGCGTGCCGCTTCAGCCACCTAACAAGCTGTCAGATGCGTTTGCAGAAAATGACACATCAACTTCTCGGGGAAGTGATACTGGGCAAAATACGAAATATGCAGTCTCTGACTTGTCTCACCAAACAGTTGCGTTAAATGATCGGGTAGAGACACTCGTTAATGTTGCCGGAGACATATCGCATGGTGCAATGATCCAGACGAAGAATGTGGTTAAAAGCACAGATACGATAACAGAAATTACAAGTGGTATTCAACAGATTGCTTCCAGTTCAGAAAAGGTTTCAGACACATCAAGAAAAGCATCGGTTGCAGCGGATGAGGGCTATAAATTAATCGGTGATTTGCTCACAAAAATGCAATCCATTTATCAGATGACAGATCAGCTGTCAAAGTTCATAGCTAATCTTGCCGATCATTCAGGTCAAGTTGATCAGATTGTCCATACAATCACAGGCATAGCCGAGCAAACAAGATTATTGTCTTTTAATGCGAATATTGAAGCGGCCAGAGCCGGTGAATACGGAAAAGGCTTCGCAGTCGTGGCTAATGAAATCGGAAAGCTATCGAATAAATCCAAAGAAGAAACAGATCATATTTCCAACATTTTATCTTCGATTCAATCAAACGTAGCAAAAGCGGTCGACATGGTGTCAAACAGTATGGAAAAAGTCTCAGACGGCATGACAGCAATGAACGCTACGAAAAGCTATTTTGAGACGATTATTCAGGAAGTAAGCGGTACTTCTGATCAAATTATGGAGATGACAGCTGCCGTACAGCAGCTGTCGGCGGGAACCGAAGAGGTTAAAAATATTACTGAATTCACCATGAAAGTGCAACAAGGCGGAACAGCTAAGATCACCCAGCTGGATACTCTTTTAAAAGAATTCAAGTCTTCTTTTGAAACGATGAAAAAAAATTATAGCGACTTAGAATCAGGTATCGAATAA
- a CDS encoding helix-turn-helix domain-containing protein — MKEEYHRPKPLLTKREREVFELLVQDKTTRDIAKELFISEKTVRNHISNTMQKLGVKGRSQAVVELLRLGELKL, encoded by the coding sequence TTGAAGGAAGAATATCATCGTCCGAAACCATTGCTGACGAAGAGGGAAAGAGAAGTCTTTGAACTGCTCGTTCAAGACAAGACAACAAGAGATATTGCCAAAGAACTCTTCATTAGCGAGAAAACAGTCCGCAACCATATTTCAAACACGATGCAGAAGCTTGGTGTGAAAGGACGCTCCCAGGCGGTTGTCGAACTGCTCAGGCTCGGAGAACTCAAATTATAG
- the sdhA gene encoding succinate dehydrogenase flavoprotein subunit, with amino-acid sequence MSKGKIIIVGGGLGGLMSAVKAAEAGVEVDLFSVVPVKRSHSVCAQGGINGAVNTKGEGDSPWEHFDDTIYGGDFLANQPPVKAMCEAAPGIIHLLDRMGVMFNRTPEGLLDFRRFGGTQYHRTAYAGATTGQQLLYALDEQARRQEVNGLVHKHEYEEFLSAVTDEDNVCRGIVVQDMKTMEISVFRADAVIMATGGLGVIFGKSTNSMINTGSAASTLYQQGAYFANGEFIQIHPTAIPGEDKLRLMSESARGEGGRLWTYKDGKPWYFLEEMYPAYGNLVPRDVATRAIFDVCINQHLGINGENMVYLDLSHKDPHELDIKLGGIIEIYEKFVGEDPHKVPMKVFPAVHYSMGGLWVDFNQMTNIKGLFACGECDYQYHGANRLGANSLLSALYGGMVAGPNAVEYIDGLGKDSQETSSELFEDALKREQEKYHRITSMNGSENAYVLHQELGEWMTKYVTVVRENKTLLEADRHIQELMERYKNININDTSKWSNSGASFTRQLWDMLELARVITLGAYNRNESRGAHYKPEFPERNDKDWLKTTKAKFNHGKNGPDFEYEDVDISLIKPRKRDYSHSK; translated from the coding sequence ATGAGTAAAGGAAAAATCATCATTGTCGGCGGAGGTCTCGGTGGTTTGATGTCCGCGGTTAAGGCCGCGGAGGCAGGCGTGGAAGTTGATCTTTTTTCAGTTGTTCCTGTTAAACGCTCACACTCTGTCTGTGCGCAGGGCGGTATTAACGGCGCAGTGAACACGAAGGGCGAAGGAGATTCTCCGTGGGAACACTTTGACGATACAATTTATGGCGGAGACTTTCTTGCCAACCAGCCGCCTGTAAAAGCGATGTGCGAAGCGGCGCCGGGTATCATTCATCTGTTGGACCGCATGGGCGTGATGTTCAACCGTACGCCGGAAGGATTGCTTGATTTTCGCAGGTTCGGAGGCACGCAATATCACCGTACGGCTTATGCCGGAGCGACGACGGGTCAGCAGCTGTTATACGCGCTGGACGAGCAAGCGAGGCGCCAGGAAGTCAACGGACTGGTCCATAAACATGAGTATGAAGAGTTTCTTTCAGCAGTCACTGATGAAGACAACGTCTGCCGCGGGATTGTGGTTCAGGACATGAAAACGATGGAAATTTCGGTTTTCCGCGCGGATGCTGTCATTATGGCAACCGGCGGTCTGGGTGTGATTTTTGGAAAATCAACGAATTCAATGATCAACACCGGTTCGGCGGCATCAACTTTATATCAGCAGGGGGCTTACTTTGCGAACGGGGAATTTATCCAAATTCATCCGACAGCGATCCCTGGTGAAGATAAACTAAGGCTGATGAGCGAGTCGGCGCGCGGCGAGGGCGGACGGCTCTGGACTTACAAGGACGGAAAACCGTGGTATTTCCTTGAAGAGATGTACCCGGCATATGGAAATCTCGTGCCCCGTGATGTAGCAACCCGGGCTATTTTCGATGTCTGTATCAATCAGCACTTGGGTATCAATGGAGAAAACATGGTTTATCTCGATCTGTCTCATAAAGATCCGCATGAACTGGATATCAAGCTGGGCGGGATCATCGAAATCTATGAAAAATTTGTCGGTGAAGATCCGCACAAAGTACCGATGAAGGTTTTCCCGGCTGTCCATTACTCGATGGGCGGGCTCTGGGTTGATTTTAATCAAATGACCAATATCAAGGGCCTGTTTGCCTGCGGCGAGTGTGATTACCAGTATCACGGTGCGAACCGGCTCGGCGCGAATTCGCTGCTCTCCGCATTGTACGGCGGCATGGTTGCCGGTCCAAATGCGGTGGAATACATCGACGGGCTGGGTAAAGACAGCCAGGAAACTTCATCTGAGCTCTTTGAAGATGCTTTGAAGCGTGAACAGGAAAAATATCACCGGATTACATCGATGAACGGCAGCGAAAATGCCTATGTTCTGCACCAGGAACTGGGTGAATGGATGACAAAATATGTGACCGTTGTCCGCGAGAACAAGACTTTGCTGGAAGCAGATAGGCATATTCAGGAATTGATGGAGCGTTATAAAAATATTAATATCAATGACACGTCGAAATGGAGCAACAGCGGCGCCTCGTTCACCCGCCAGCTTTGGGATATGCTTGAACTTGCAAGGGTTATTACGCTGGGTGCCTACAATCGCAATGAAAGCCGCGGCGCACATTATAAACCGGAATTCCCGGAACGAAACGACAAAGACTGGCTGAAGACAACAAAGGCCAAATTCAATCATGGGAAAAACGGGCCGGATTTTGAATACGAAGATGTTGATATCTCACTGATCAAGCCGCGCAAGAGAGACTATTCACACAGCAAATAA
- a CDS encoding PhzF family phenazine biosynthesis isomerase — protein MKSIKVYHYDAFTKEVNKGNPAGIVFDSDTLTEEEMHNIAHKVGFNETAFVLKSGVADLKLRYFTPGQEMSLCGNATIATLYALKTRGMIGDDKEITVETLAGILPIRVNSNTNNEITITMQQAAPQFKEFKGSKKDLANLIGLNEGDIDDNLPIVYGSTGTWTLLVPIRQLSDFKKMKPENASFPSLLKEEPRASTHPFCLKTFDFLADMHGRHFSSPYSGTTEDPVTGTASGVMGAFYAKYIKKNNFDASLNLIIEQGNEIKKDGRVIVNISKSGTTYDVEVTGNAVYVKNFEMII, from the coding sequence ATGAAATCAATAAAAGTTTATCATTATGATGCATTTACTAAAGAAGTCAATAAAGGTAATCCAGCGGGCATCGTTTTTGATAGTGACACTCTGACAGAAGAAGAGATGCATAACATTGCCCATAAAGTGGGTTTTAATGAAACAGCATTTGTTTTAAAATCCGGAGTTGCTGACCTCAAGCTACGTTACTTTACACCAGGTCAAGAAATGAGTCTTTGTGGAAACGCAACTATTGCAACCCTATATGCATTAAAAACGAGAGGAATGATAGGTGATGACAAAGAAATAACTGTTGAAACCCTGGCAGGAATTTTGCCAATAAGAGTTAATTCAAATACAAATAATGAAATAACCATTACAATGCAACAAGCTGCCCCACAATTTAAAGAATTTAAGGGTTCTAAGAAGGACCTCGCAAATTTAATCGGATTAAATGAGGGTGATATTGACGACAATCTTCCCATCGTTTACGGGAGTACAGGGACTTGGACTCTTTTGGTTCCGATTCGTCAACTTTCTGATTTTAAGAAAATGAAACCAGAAAACGCATCGTTCCCATCTCTATTAAAAGAAGAACCACGAGCATCGACTCATCCTTTTTGCTTGAAAACGTTTGATTTTCTTGCAGATATGCATGGCAGACACTTTTCTTCACCCTATTCAGGTACTACAGAAGACCCTGTTACGGGTACTGCTTCAGGCGTAATGGGGGCATTTTACGCTAAATATATTAAAAAAAATAACTTTGATGCATCTTTAAATCTTATCATCGAACAAGGAAATGAAATTAAAAAAGATGGTCGGGTTATTGTAAACATCTCAAAAAGTGGTACTACTTATGATGTTGAAGTTACTGGAAATGCTGTATATGTAAAAAATTTTGAAATGATCATATGA
- a CDS encoding phenylacetate--CoA ligase family protein — translation MNDVFVTSALRSSFYRKKLAGLSINRWEDIPFTTKDELRNTSAYDLLGAPIESIATYHETSGTTGTPTPSWYSHSDVTKEFKVILQSKLNLNKSDILLNRFPFALAIPSFILYWACQEAGAAHIGADKASMITPDQRVVEIMQRAKPSILALLPSEAEKIYEVAKQLHIPFPTEGLRALLLAGELVSPKRKEYFEKLWGVPVFTFFGSTETGGLFVSDQDGYYRLNNPHVKIEVVDDNGYPVPHGVRGNGVLSTTREGMPLLRYYNHDLLEIRDPDPASEDQTPILIHYGRDENTINWHGKEWTFYDLQELIYSLDRIPLLWKVKQNGETVTFILQYEPDQDISADMIKNEIFKRSDLEAEVRIEDIIPLEKLVGKPVYSKYVHIEKE, via the coding sequence ATGAATGATGTCTTTGTCACTTCAGCATTAAGGTCATCTTTTTACCGGAAAAAATTAGCGGGGTTATCCATTAATAGATGGGAGGATATTCCCTTTACGACAAAGGATGAGCTTCGAAACACTTCAGCATATGATCTGTTAGGTGCGCCTATTGAAAGCATTGCCACATACCATGAAACAAGTGGTACGACAGGTACACCTACTCCAAGCTGGTACAGTCATTCCGATGTAACTAAAGAATTCAAAGTGATTCTTCAATCGAAATTAAATTTGAATAAAAGTGACATTCTTCTGAATCGATTCCCTTTTGCCCTAGCTATTCCTTCTTTTATTTTGTACTGGGCATGTCAGGAGGCAGGTGCTGCTCATATTGGCGCAGATAAGGCAAGCATGATTACTCCTGATCAAAGAGTTGTAGAAATCATGCAAAGAGCAAAACCAAGTATCTTGGCACTGTTACCGTCAGAGGCTGAAAAAATATATGAAGTTGCCAAACAGCTCCACATCCCATTCCCTACAGAGGGATTAAGGGCCCTTCTTCTCGCGGGAGAATTAGTTTCACCCAAACGAAAGGAATATTTTGAAAAACTTTGGGGTGTTCCTGTATTTACTTTTTTTGGGAGTACAGAAACAGGAGGCTTGTTTGTAAGCGATCAGGATGGTTATTATCGATTGAATAATCCACATGTAAAGATTGAAGTTGTTGATGATAACGGCTATCCGGTGCCTCATGGCGTCCGCGGCAATGGTGTCCTGTCAACCACCCGGGAGGGAATGCCTCTATTACGTTATTATAATCACGATCTGTTAGAAATTAGGGACCCGGATCCGGCAAGTGAGGATCAAACCCCTATCTTGATCCACTACGGCAGAGATGAAAATACAATTAATTGGCATGGAAAAGAATGGACCTTTTATGATTTACAAGAATTGATCTATTCTTTGGATCGTATACCGCTATTGTGGAAGGTCAAACAAAATGGAGAAACCGTTACGTTTATACTGCAATATGAGCCGGATCAGGATATATCGGCTGACATGATTAAAAATGAAATTTTTAAACGATCTGATCTTGAGGCTGAAGTGCGGATAGAGGATATTATTCCACTTGAGAAACTGGTTGGGAAACCGGTTTACAGTAAATATGTTCATATTGAAAAAGAATAA
- a CDS encoding ketoacyl-ACP synthase III — MKSKARIVAIGAYVPERKLTNDDLEQMVDTSNEWIVRRTGIRERRILPEDQFTSDLAFGAVQNLTDRYPISLDDVDLIIVSTSTPDFAFPSVAAQVQAKFHISGAGAFDLNATCAGFEYILHVANGLVTSGLNKKVLVVAAESMSKATDYTDRSTCVLLGDGAGAAIVEYSEGSSDFLGSFMGSDGSMGKMLYRTGLSKVMNGAKLIDTGKMVQNGRELYKWVVKNVTRSVIQLVENSGFDFTDIDWFIPHSANLRMVESICERLDFPMEKVLYSLEYYGNTSSATIPLALSEAIKAGTIKKNDCLLLYGFGGGLVHCGQIIRCRLNEQDNSNIMKQ; from the coding sequence ATGAAATCAAAAGCAAGAATAGTTGCTATAGGTGCTTATGTACCAGAGCGAAAGCTAACAAACGATGATCTGGAACAGATGGTCGATACTTCAAATGAATGGATTGTAAGAAGAACCGGGATAAGAGAAAGAAGAATACTTCCGGAAGATCAATTTACCAGCGATCTGGCATTTGGAGCTGTACAGAATTTGACCGACAGATACCCTATTTCTCTGGATGATGTCGATTTGATTATTGTATCTACCTCAACGCCCGATTTTGCTTTTCCAAGTGTTGCCGCTCAGGTGCAGGCAAAATTTCATATAAGTGGAGCCGGTGCTTTTGATCTGAATGCGACATGCGCAGGATTTGAATATATCCTCCATGTTGCAAACGGACTTGTAACAAGTGGGCTAAATAAAAAAGTTTTAGTTGTGGCCGCTGAATCGATGTCGAAAGCAACGGATTATACAGATCGCTCGACATGTGTGCTTCTTGGTGATGGGGCTGGTGCCGCGATCGTTGAGTATAGTGAGGGCAGCTCTGATTTTTTAGGATCATTTATGGGCTCAGATGGCAGTATGGGCAAAATGCTTTATAGAACCGGGCTATCAAAAGTGATGAATGGTGCAAAACTAATCGACACTGGAAAAATGGTGCAAAACGGTCGTGAACTATATAAATGGGTAGTAAAAAACGTTACCAGAAGCGTTATACAATTAGTTGAAAACAGCGGATTTGATTTCACAGATATTGATTGGTTTATACCTCACAGTGCAAATCTTAGAATGGTTGAATCAATCTGCGAGCGATTAGATTTTCCAATGGAAAAAGTACTGTACAGCCTTGAGTATTACGGAAACACATCATCCGCCACGATTCCTCTTGCTCTTTCAGAAGCCATTAAGGCTGGAACAATCAAAAAGAATGATTGCCTGCTCCTTTATGGATTTGGAGGAGGACTGGTTCATTGCGGACAGATTATCAGATGCAGGCTTAATGAACAGGACAACAGCAACATTATGAAGCAGTAA
- the arsC gene encoding arsenate reductase (thioredoxin): protein MTKKTIYFLCTGNSCRSQMAEGFGKKYLGAEYDVRSAGIEAHGLNPNAVKAMKEAGIDISSQKSKLIDMNLLNQAYLVVTLCGDAEERCPMTPPGVRREHWGFDDPAKAEGTEEEKWAVFRRVRDGIGLRIRQFAEGEKAGLHQ, encoded by the coding sequence ATGACAAAAAAAACCATCTATTTTCTTTGCACCGGCAACTCCTGTCGAAGCCAGATGGCTGAAGGTTTTGGCAAGAAATACCTTGGAGCGGAATATGATGTACGTTCCGCGGGTATCGAGGCGCACGGGCTGAATCCCAATGCCGTGAAAGCAATGAAGGAAGCCGGAATAGATATTTCCAGCCAGAAATCCAAGCTTATTGACATGAATCTTCTAAACCAGGCTTACCTCGTCGTTACACTGTGCGGCGATGCCGAAGAACGCTGCCCGATGACGCCTCCGGGCGTGAGGCGCGAGCATTGGGGCTTCGATGATCCTGCAAAAGCCGAAGGAACAGAAGAAGAAAAATGGGCCGTGTTCCGGCGTGTCCGTGATGGGATAGGCCTGCGGATCCGCCAATTCGCTGAAGGTGAAAAAGCCGGTCTCCATCAATAA
- the murI gene encoding glutamate racemase — MKIAVFDSGIGGMTVLHQIIKLLPNEDYIYYADTTHLPYGEKPKEILKKYIFQAVDFLIDHDIKALVVACNTATSAAIEDLRMSYSFPIIGIEPAVKPAVLESETENKKVLVLATRLTLKEEKYHHLVNRIDKNDIVDGLPLPELITFAEAFNFQEEQIVPYLEEQLKPFDLSQYGTVVLGCTHFPFFKDIIEKSFPKGTSIIDGSMGTAMNLKRTLEKRHQIGGGTGLITFYKSGEKVEDKDTLRHYDGLLKKLDCLL; from the coding sequence ATGAAAATAGCTGTATTCGATTCTGGTATTGGTGGAATGACAGTTCTCCATCAGATTATTAAATTATTGCCAAATGAAGATTACATTTATTATGCAGACACAACACATCTCCCCTACGGTGAAAAGCCCAAAGAAATTTTGAAAAAATATATTTTCCAAGCAGTTGATTTTCTGATTGATCATGATATTAAAGCTCTTGTTGTCGCATGCAATACGGCGACCAGTGCAGCTATTGAAGATTTGCGAATGAGTTATTCATTTCCAATTATCGGCATTGAACCTGCTGTCAAACCCGCTGTTTTGGAGAGTGAGACAGAAAATAAAAAGGTACTGGTTTTGGCGACAAGGCTGACACTTAAGGAAGAAAAGTATCATCATCTGGTTAACCGTATCGATAAGAATGACATTGTTGATGGTCTCCCGCTACCGGAACTTATTACTTTTGCTGAAGCCTTTAACTTTCAAGAAGAACAGATTGTACCTTATTTAGAAGAGCAGCTGAAACCTTTTGATTTGAGCCAGTACGGTACTGTTGTCCTAGGGTGTACTCATTTTCCATTTTTTAAGGATATCATCGAGAAATCATTTCCAAAGGGTACAAGTATTATCGATGGGAGTATGGGAACCGCAATGAATTTGAAAAGAACGCTAGAAAAACGTCATCAAATTGGTGGAGGAACCGGATTAATTACATTTTATAAATCCGGTGAAAAAGTGGAAGATAAAGATACACTGAGACACTATGACGGACTACTAAAAAAATTGGATTGTTTATTATAA
- a CDS encoding succinate dehydrogenase cytochrome b558 subunit, with the protein MADHDYANHRLHSLLGVIPVGLFLVVHLTINYQATKGPAAFNQAASIMESLPYLLFLEIVLIYLPILFHAVYGVYIAFTAKNNVGNFSFFRNWMFLLQRLSGLFLVIFLAWHVWQTRIAMALGTPLNYELMAHILSNPGIIIFYIIGILCAVYHFSNGLWSFGVHWGILVSPKSQKIGTYVTLVIFVLLSYVGIRALFAFI; encoded by the coding sequence ATGGCTGATCACGATTATGCCAATCACCGATTGCATTCTTTGTTAGGAGTCATACCGGTCGGTTTATTTCTTGTTGTTCACCTGACAATTAATTATCAGGCGACAAAAGGGCCTGCGGCTTTCAATCAGGCAGCGTCAATTATGGAAAGTTTGCCGTATCTGCTTTTTCTGGAGATCGTTCTGATTTATTTGCCGATCTTGTTTCATGCTGTTTATGGTGTTTACATCGCGTTTACTGCCAAAAATAATGTCGGAAATTTCAGCTTTTTCAGGAACTGGATGTTTCTGCTCCAACGGCTCTCAGGACTGTTTCTTGTAATTTTTCTAGCCTGGCATGTCTGGCAGACAAGAATAGCGATGGCGCTCGGCACGCCCCTCAATTATGAATTGATGGCTCATATTCTTAGCAATCCGGGAATTATTATTTTTTATATTATTGGGATCTTGTGTGCCGTCTATCATTTTTCAAACGGTCTCTGGTCGTTTGGTGTGCATTGGGGGATTCTTGTCTCGCCAAAGTCCCAGAAAATAGGAACTTATGTCACGCTCGTTATTTTCGTGCTGTTGTCTTATGTCGGTATACGGGCGCTGTTCGCGTTCATTTAA
- a CDS encoding FbpB family small basic protein: protein MKKRLSYTQLLKNNREEINKDKEEMKRIDEKIERRHTTEILKPRFA, encoded by the coding sequence ATGAAAAAAAGACTATCATACACTCAACTTCTGAAAAATAATAGAGAGGAAATCAATAAGGATAAAGAGGAAATGAAGAGAATTGATGAAAAAATAGAGCGAAGGCATACAACTGAAATTCTGAAGCCAAGATTTGCTTGA
- the sdhB gene encoding succinate dehydrogenase iron-sulfur subunit, whose product MSEVSHPKTIQLIITRQDGPDSTPYKETFAVPYRPNMNVISALMAIRRNPVNARGEKTSPPQWEMSCLEEVCGACSMVINGRPRQACTALIDKLEQPVRLEPMKTFPIVRDLVVDRSRMFNALKKVKAWIPIDGTYDLGPGPRMAENKRQWAYELSKCMTCGVCLEACPNVNSKSGFMGPAPLSQVRLFNAHPTGTMNKAERLRAIMGKGGIEGCGNSQNCVEACPKGIPLTTSIAALNRATVTQSFKDFFGSDNQ is encoded by the coding sequence ATGAGTGAAGTGAGTCATCCGAAAACGATTCAGCTGATCATCACACGACAGGATGGGCCGGATTCGACCCCTTATAAAGAAACATTTGCGGTGCCCTATCGGCCGAACATGAATGTTATTTCCGCACTGATGGCAATCCGGCGCAATCCGGTCAATGCAAGAGGTGAAAAAACGTCGCCGCCGCAATGGGAGATGAGCTGTCTGGAAGAAGTGTGCGGTGCCTGTTCAATGGTCATCAACGGACGCCCGCGCCAGGCCTGCACCGCACTCATTGATAAACTGGAGCAGCCGGTGCGCCTGGAACCGATGAAAACTTTTCCGATTGTTCGTGATCTGGTTGTTGATCGCAGCCGGATGTTCAACGCTCTGAAGAAAGTCAAAGCTTGGATACCCATAGATGGCACCTATGATCTTGGCCCGGGCCCGCGCATGGCGGAAAACAAGCGCCAGTGGGCTTATGAATTGTCCAAGTGCATGACCTGTGGGGTCTGTCTGGAAGCCTGCCCCAATGTTAATAGCAAGTCCGGCTTTATGGGGCCGGCCCCGCTGTCCCAGGTTCGCCTTTTCAACGCGCATCCGACAGGTACGATGAACAAAGCGGAGCGGCTGCGCGCTATTATGGGGAAGGGGGGCATCGAGGGTTGCGGAAATTCCCAGAACTGCGTGGAGGCATGCCCTAAAGGCATCCCACTGACAACATCGATTGCCGCATTGAACCGGGCAACGGTTACCCAATCATTTAAAGATTTTTTTGGCAGCGATAATCAATAA
- a CDS encoding ArsR/SmtB family transcription factor encodes MITKIDDISDLSSKLKLLGDRTRLTILSYLKVKELCVCELVDLLNASQPAISQHLKKLRVSGIIRERKQGTWVYYRLNEQLPVYLSAVIDSLPDQDVKACDNPDCCS; translated from the coding sequence ATGATAACAAAAATCGATGACATTTCCGATCTGTCGTCCAAACTCAAACTTCTGGGGGACAGGACGCGGCTGACCATCCTGTCTTATTTAAAAGTAAAGGAGCTATGTGTCTGCGAATTGGTCGATCTATTGAATGCTTCCCAGCCCGCCATCAGTCAGCATCTGAAGAAGCTGCGCGTTTCGGGGATCATCAGAGAACGAAAACAGGGTACATGGGTGTACTACCGTTTAAACGAACAACTTCCTGTTTATCTGTCAGCCGTCATTGATTCACTGCCGGATCAGGACGTTAAAGCCTGTGATAATCCGGACTGCTGCTCATAA
- the murI gene encoding glutamate racemase, whose translation MKIAIFDSGIGGMTVLHQAMKLLPDEDYIFYADTAHVPYGEKPKENVKKYVLEAADFLAAQDLKALVVACNTATSVAIEDLRQKFSFPVLGIEPAVKPAVLESEKKRKKVLVLATRLTLKEEKFHHLVERIDKHDIVDGLPLPGLVTFAENFNFHEDQITSYLREQLKPFDLKEYGTVVLGCTHFPFFKDMIRKIFPESVNIIDGSIGTAKNLKRVLDGRHQVGGGTGAVSFYKSSVKVEDQVTLNQYQKLLERLDHLQ comes from the coding sequence GTGAAGATAGCCATTTTTGACTCCGGTATCGGAGGGATGACAGTCCTTCATCAGGCGATGAAATTGCTGCCGGACGAAGATTATATTTTTTATGCAGATACGGCACACGTGCCTTATGGAGAAAAACCAAAAGAAAACGTAAAAAAATATGTTCTTGAGGCGGCGGATTTTCTGGCTGCCCAAGACTTAAAAGCGCTGGTAGTGGCTTGCAATACGGCGACAAGCGTTGCGATCGAGGACCTTCGCCAAAAGTTCAGTTTTCCTGTACTCGGGATTGAACCTGCGGTAAAACCGGCTGTTTTGGAAAGTGAAAAAAAAAGGAAAAAAGTTTTGGTTCTGGCAACAAGATTAACGCTTAAGGAAGAGAAGTTCCATCATTTGGTGGAGCGCATTGATAAGCATGATATCGTTGACGGGCTCCCGCTTCCAGGGCTTGTCACATTTGCTGAAAACTTTAATTTTCACGAAGATCAGATCACGTCTTATTTAAGAGAACAGCTGAAACCGTTTGATTTGAAAGAGTACGGTACTGTGGTGTTAGGCTGTACCCATTTTCCATTTTTCAAAGACATGATCAGGAAAATATTTCCTGAAAGCGTGAATATTATCGACGGAAGTATAGGAACGGCTAAGAATCTAAAACGAGTATTGGATGGTCGTCATCAAGTCGGCGGCGGGACGGGCGCTGTTTCGTTTTATAAATCAAGTGTAAAAGTAGAAGATCAGGTGACTCTTAACCAGTATCAAAAATTGTTGGAGAGGCTGGATCATTTGCAATAA